The DNA window AGCCGTAGCCGCCGTTGGACGTCGCCTTGAACTCGAGCGACGGGCGGTAGGCGTACGGACGCGCGTCCTTGCCCACCTCGGCGTAGCCGCCGCGCAGCTTGCCCGTCATGAAGCGCTTGAGCGACGGGAAGGCGTCCGAGAAGACGAAGCTGCCCGAGAACGACGGGTAGAAGAACGAGTTCTCGCCGATCGGGATCGTCGACGTCCAGTCGTTACGGCCCGTGACGGTGAGGTACAGGTACTCGTTGAAGTCGATCGTCGCCTGCCCGAACGCGCTCACGAGGCGGCGCTGCGCCAGCGTGGTGCGGTTGAAGCGCAGGTTCGTGTTGTTGATCGACACGAACTGCGGATCCAGGAAGTCCTGGCCGAGCAGCGCGTCCGTCTCCGAGCGCGCATCCGAGATCGCGTTGCCGAGCAGACCCGCGATCGCGAACCCACCGCCGAGCTCGCGGCGGTTGAAGTTCAGCAGCGTCTGCGCGTTGATGTTGCGCGTGATGTCGTTCGCCTCGTCCAGCGTGCCGTTGTACGTGATGCCGAGCGCGCTCTCCGGATGGCGCATCAGCTGGTTCTGGTTCACGTAGTTGTCGACGCCGATGTTCGTCCGCAGGTTGCCCCACGAGAACGGCGTGACGATCAGGCCGAGGTTGGCGAGGATGCGGTTGTTGGTCGAGTTGATCCGGTTCTTGTTGACGTTGAAGTACGGATTGTCGACCTCGGACGCCGCGCCGAGCGACGTCAGGCGGCGGCGCTGACCGGCCGGCGTGAGCCAGTCGGACGCGTCGTCGAACGCCGGCCACACGAGCAGGCCGATGAGCGGTCCGCCCTCACCCTTGAACGACTGCGCGTTCTCGGCGTTGGTGTACTGCATCGACAGGTCGGCCTTGAGCCAGCTCGCGACCTGCGCGCCCGAGGCACCCGTGACGTTGACGCGGTCATACTTGGTGCCGGGGACGACGCCCGCCTGCCGCAGCATGCTGGTGCCGACGCGGTAGTTCACCCGGTTGTCCGCCGCCGCGCCGCTGAACGACAGGTTGTGGTTCTGCCGCGTGCCGGTGCGGAAGAAGCCGTCGACGTTGTCGTAGAACGTCGTCGTGTCCGGGTACGGGAACCCGAAGTACTGGAACGTCGTCGAGCCGACGCCGCTCACGCCGTAGGTCCGCTGGACCTCGGGACGGGCGTTGGTCTTCTCGAACGTGAAGCTGTTGCTGTAGTCGAGGCCCCCCTGCCCCGGCCGGCCGCGCTTCGTCGTGATGACGATGGCGCCGTTGGCGGCGTCGATGCCGTAGAGGGCCGACGCCTCGGGGCCCTTGAGGACCGTGACGCTCTCGATGTCGTCGGGGTTCAGGTCGGCCGCGCGGTTCGTGAAGTCGACGCCGCGGTTGTTGAACCCGCTGACGGAGCCCGGCCGGTCCGACGCGAGGACGCCGGTGTTCAGCGTCTTGTTGTCCATCGGCAGGCCGTCGATGATCATCAGCGGCTGGTTGCTGCTGCTGATCGAGCTGACGCCGCGGATCGTGATCGACGACGACGCGCCGGGCACGCCCGAGCTGCTCACCACCTCGACGCCCGCCACGCGCCCCTGCAGCGCGTTGACGAAGTTCGGGCGCTGCGCCTCGGCGATGTCGGCGCCGCGGACGGTCTGCTGCGCGGTGCCGAGCGAGCGCTGCGACGCCGTCTGGCCGAGGGCCGTGACGACGACCTGGTCGAGCTGCGCGGGCGCGGTCGTGAGCGTGAAGTCGGCGCGCACCGAGCCGCCGGTGACGATGGTGACCGTCTGGTTGGCCACCTGGAAGCCGATGCGACGCGCGCGCAGCTGGCGCTCACCCACCGGCACGTTGGCGATCACGTACTCGCCCGCCGCGTTGGTGATGCCGCCCTGGGTGGAACCCACGACACTCACCTGCGCGTCGGGGACGGGGCGCTGCGACCCGGACTCGATCACGCGCCCGCGCACCGTGCCGGTCGCCTGTGCGAGCACGAGCCGCGGGGCGAAGGCGCCGAGTGCCATCGGGACGAGGCACAGCCCCGTGGCCCTGACGAGCTTCAACGACATGGAGGTCTCCGGAGAAGGGACGGAACCTCCGCGGGCCTGGGGCCGCGCGGTGGTCCCGAGGGGGACGTACGGGCGCGCGGCGAGGCGGTCTGGCGCCTCAGCGACGAATCGATGAGCGCGCCGGCCCTGACGCGGCGGGCAGAAGGTTAAGGCGTCGCGCGCGTGTACGGCAAGATCGTACAGGGCGTGTACGAACCGCGAACCGCACCGGGCGAAGCGTGCGAGACCGCGGACGAGACGATCCTTCCAGATGTGTGACGAACGCGCGCGAGCCGGAGTCTCAGGCGCCCGTCGGCCGGGGGCGAGCGGCCACGGAATCAGGGCGGAACGCGCGAGGGGGCGCCGTCCGTATCGGACGGCGCCCCCTCGCGCTGCAGGGACCGAGCTCGCTCAGGGCCGCGGGATGTTCGGATTCCCGTTGATCTCGGCCAGCGTCAGCGGCCAGCAGGTCTGGTCGCCGTAGGTCTCCCCCGTCGTGCTGGTGGGATACGGGCCGCGCTGGAACTCGTTGACCTGGTAGTACTTCAGGTAGCGCCGCAGGTCTCCGAGCCGGTGGTTGTCGAGGTAGAAGTCGCGCCGGCGCTGATCGCGCAGCTCGGTCAGCAGCGCCGTCCCGGTGAGCCCCGAGACCGGCTGCTGGAGCCGGCCGAAGGCGCGGCGCTCGTTGATCAGCGTCAGCGCCTGCGCCGGGTTCGACTCGATCTGCGCCTCGGCGACGATGTAGCGCGCCTCGAGCCCCGATGCGATGCGGACCGTGCCGCCGGGGACGAACGGCGCACCGGTCGCGGTGCCGTCGAAGCTGCTGTACGACGACGGCGAGCGCGGGATGAGCCCCGTCACGCCCGTCACGCCGCTGCGCGGGATCCGCACGTCGCCGGCCATGTCGCGGAACGGCGTGTTGTCGGTGGTGGCGCTCGACGCCGCGGTCAGGTTCGACCAGATGCGGTGGTTCTCGGCCGTCGAGTTGTTGGAGAACGTCGCGAAGAAGTTGAACGCCGCCGGCACCTGCTGCGCGTAGGTCACCGCGCGCGCCCGGTCGTTGAGGTTCAGCGCCGCGCGCGCCGCCCCGACCAGCGCGAAGTTGCGCACCGAGTCGGCCGCCAGGGTGTCCGCCGCCACGATCGGCGTGCGGGCCTTGGCCCGCGCCTTGGCGGCGTTGGCGACGGTCACCGCCGAATCGGCCTTGGCGATCGCCTTCCGGAACACGTCGTCGGGGGTCTGCGGCGCCTGCGCGTCGAACGGGATCTCGCAGAGCATCTCGGCGAGATAGTTGTAGGTCATGACGCCGTACGCCAGCGAGCGCGCCACGCGGATGTCGACGCCCGCGCTGTCGCCGAGCACGATCTTCATGCGCGACACGGCGTCGTCGGCGGAGAAGCGCGCCCGCTGGATGCGCGGGTAGATGAAGGTGCCGTTGGTGCCGTTCTCCGGCCCGACGCGGCGCTGGTCGATCAGGATCTCCTCGAAGAACGTCTGCCGGTTGTACAGCTCGTCGCTGAACATCGAGTTCCACCACGTGATGTTCGAGAACGCGGCCTGGAACTCGCTGATCACGCCGTTGGCGAGCAGCGACATGTACTGCGGCTGGTTGACGTCGGACTCCTCGACGGCGCCGGGGTTCTCGGCCTGGAGGAACTCGTTGCACGCCCCGACCACGGCGGCGCCCAGCACGAGCGCGCCGAGCGTCGCCAGCCGGGGTCGCGGGCCGCGGCGGACCGAGTGCAGCTTTCGCATGGGATCGCCGGGGTCAGAAGGTGAGGTTGATCTGGCCGGACAGCCGGCGCGTCATCGGCGCCGCATAGGCGTCGACGCGCACGAAGTCGCGGCCGCCGTACGAGTTGACCTCTGGGTCGTAGCCGGTGTAGTCCGTCCACAGCCCCAGGTTGCGCCCGCTGACGATGAGCTGCGCCGCCGACGCGCCGGTGCGCGCGATGAGGCGCTGGGGGATCGTCACCGCGAGCGAGACCTCGCGCAGCTTCACGAAGTCGGCCTTCTCGATGAACAGCGACGGCACGGTCCGGAGCGCGTCCACCTCGCGACGGAGCAGCGAGTCGGCGCGGGTGCGCGGGCTGCGGGCGCCGAGGAAGCGCGGATCGTTGACCGCCGCGCAGTTGTCGTTCGCGGCCTGGCAGCGGCTGCGCTCCTTGGCGTTGAACAGGTAGTGCCCGCCCTTGTAGTCGAGCAGCGCGTACAGGCGGAAGTTGCGGAAGAAGGTGAACGTGTTCGAGAAGCCGACCTCGCGCGTCGGCGCGGACGGGCCGATGTACCGCGTGGTGCCGACGGTGTCGATCGCGCCGCCGGGCGTCAGCTGGATGTTCCCCTCCGCATCGCGCTTGACGACCGGGGCCCAGTAGGCGCCGAGGCGGTAGCCGACGCGGTGCTGCTGCACGACGCCGTAGGCCTGGCTGATCGGGTTCTCGCTGGTGCGCCCCGGGATGCCGAAGGTCTCGAGGATGTCGTTGTTGGTCGCCGCGGTGACGCGCGCGTCCCATACGAAGCGCGCGGTCTGCACCGGCGTGGCGTTGAGCCCGAGCTCGAAGCCGGAATTCTTGACCGTGCCCAGGTTGACGAACGGGTTGGTGGTCGTCGTCGGCGCGAAGCCGAGCGACGGCGCGACCGCGACGCGCAGCAGCATGTCGCGCGTCCGGCGGTTGTAGTACGAGAAGTCGAGACCGAGGCGCTCGTTCAGGTGGCCGCTCTCGAAGCCGATCTCGAACTCCTCGCCGCGCTCCGGCTTGAGCGACGGATTCCCGTACGCGTTGGTGATGAGCCCCGAGACGGTGCTCGACTGCGACACGGTGGTACGGACCACCTGGTACGTCTGCGTGGCGGCGTAGGGCTCGGGCGAGCGGCCGGCCTGCCCCCAGGCGGAGCGCAGCTTGAAGGTGTTCGTCCGCAGCGTGCGGAAGAGCCCCTCCAGCGCCGGCTCCTCGCTCAGCACCCAGGAGAGCGAGAACTTCGGGTAGACGATCGTGTTGAAGTCGGTGCCGAACGACGAGTTGTCGTCCGCGCGCACCGCGCCCGTGAGGAACAGCCGGTCGTTCCAGTCGAGCTGCTGCTGCACGAAGTAGCCGACCGAGTTGTTCTCGGAGAACGTGTTCAGCCCGGACGTCGTGCTGGCCGACCCGATGACCGACACGTCCGGGGCGCCGAGCCCGGTGCCGCTCGCGCTGAGCGTCTCGTTGCGGCGCGCGATGATCTGCGTGCCGATGGACGTGGTGGCCTGGAGCGCCTTCGTGAGCCGGTACGGGACGTTGCCGACGTAGTCGATCGTGTAGCTCCGCGACCGCGGCGTGCGCTGCAGGACGTTGCCCGTCGGCTCGAAGTCGTCGCCGGGGAGGACCAGCACGTTGGCGGTCGAGTAGATCTGGTCGGTGCCGAGCGTCAGGCGGTTCCGCAGCCACGACGCCGGGTTGTAGTTCAGCGTCGTCGCGAGCTGCAGGCGGTCCGACTGCGTGCGGTTGTTGTACGCGTTGGCGCGGTAGGGCGCCTGGCTCGGGTAGGCGATCGTGTCGCGCCCCGCCACGCCGTTGCGGACGAGCGTCTGCGGGCGCAGCCCGGGCTGGGCGCGCGACGTGTTGAGCAGGACGCCGAGCGGCGACTCGTCCTGCGGCGGGAGGCGCAGGTCGTTGGTCAGGTAGCCGACGTTGACCGTGAGCTCCGTGCGGTCGTTGGGCGCGAGCACGAAGTTGCCGCGCGCCGCCTTCCGCCGATTGAAGCTGTTGAAGAAGATGCCGTACTCGTCGTCCTTGTCGGCCGACAGGAAGTACGAGTAGCGGTCGGCGCCGCCGCGCAGCCCGAGGTTCAGGCGCTGGATGGTGCCGTCGCGGATCGCGGCCGGGTCCTGCTTGAGCGGGTCGGCCGTGAGCACCGTGCCGATCGCGCGCCCCTGGCATCCGGTGTACGTCGGCTGCGGCGCGCCGTCGACGGTGGTGCGCGCGGCGATCCGCGCGGAGTCGCAGGTGAGGTAGTTGGTGAGCGACGCCACGCCCCACTGGTTGAGGCCCCGCTCCGCGCGCGCGGTCCACTGCGGCTTCTGCTGGCCACGGATCCCGCGCTTCGTGATGATCTGGATGACGCCGCCCGATGCGTCGGCGCCGTACAGCGTCGACGCCGCCGGCCCCTTGATGACCTCGATGCTCTCGATGTCCTCGGGGTTGATGAAGTCGAGCCCGGACGTGATCTGCGTCGACTGCGCCTGGCCGTTGGCGCCGGTGCCGGTGGCGTTGAAGTTCCCCAGCCCCTCGGCGTTCATGCGCACGCCGTCGATGAAGATCACGGGGCGCGACCCGCTGAGCGAGTTGTTGCCCCGGATGCGGATCTCGCCCGAGGTGCCGGGGGTGCCCGAGCCCGGGAGGACCGTGACGCCCGGCGTCTTCGACTGCAGGATCTCGCTGACGTTCGAGATCGAGTTGGTCTCGGTCAGCTCGGCCGCGTTGACGGTCGTGATCGCGTTGCCGACGGCGCGGCGCGTGGTCGCGCCGGCGGTGCCGGTGACGACCACCTGGTCCAGCTGCGCGGCGGCCTGCGTCAGCGTGAAGTTGGCGGTCGCGGTGGCCCCGGCGGTCACCGTCACCGCCTGCGCCGCGCCGGCCTGGAAGCCGATGCGCCGCACGCGCAGCTGCTGCGCGCCGGCGGGGACGTTCGCGATGACGTAGTCGCCGGCGGCGTTGGTGATGGCGCCGATCGTCGTGCCGACGACGCTGATCTGCGCGTCGGCGACCGGGCGCTGCCCCGCCGCGTCGACCACGCGGCCGCGGACCGTGCCGGTGCCCTGGCCGAGCACCAGCCTCGGGGCGAGAGCGCCGAGCACCATCGGGGCGAGGCACAGCCCCGCGGCCCTGACGAGCTTCAACGACATGGAGGTCTCCGAGTGGGAAAAGGGACCTCGGGCCCGCGCGCCGACCTCCGGGTGCCAGCCCGGGATGGGTCTGCCGTCCGCCGCGGCGTGCGGGGGAGATCCGAGTGGGAGGTGCGCCCGATCGCGCGGCGCACGTCGACGGCCGAGGTGGCCGCGGGACGCGCGTCGGGACGCCGCACCGGCGCAGAAGCTAAGGTTCGGCTCGCACACCGGGCGGGATTCCACGCACCATGAACAAAAGGCACACACGTCGTCGACGTATGTGCCTCCTGTGACGGCCCGACGGGGCGCCGCGCGCGCCCGGCGGCCTACTTGAAGCGGATGCCGTTCGGCGCGACGGCGCCCGACTTGGGGACGAAGCTCGGCGCCTTCACCTCCGGGCGCCCCGCCGGCCGCGGTGCGCGGCGCGGATCCGGGCGGCCGGCGTCGCGGCGGTCGCCCGCCGGCGCCTCCGTGCGGCGCGGCGCGCCCGCCGCCTCGGGCTTCGACTTCATCGAGAGCGCGATGCGGTTCCGCTCCAGATCGACCGCCATCACGGTCACGCGCACCTTCTGCCCGACGCGCACGGCGGCGTTGGGATCGGCGACGTAGCGGTCCGACAGCTGGGAGACGTGCACGAGGCCGTCCTGGTGGACGCCGACGTCCACGAACGCGCCGAAGGCGACGATGTTCGTGACCACGCCCTCGAGCACCATGCCGGGCTGCAGGTCCTTCGGCTCCTTCAGGTCGTCGCGGAAGGCGGGCAGCTCGAAGCTCTCGCGCGGATCGCGGCCCGGCTTGCGCAGCTCCGACAGGATGTCGCGGAGCGTCGGCAGCCCCACCTCGTCGGAGACGTAGCGCTGCGGCTCGACCTTCTGCGCCAGCGCCTCGTCGCCCACGAGCTGCGGGACGGAGACGCCGAGGTCCGCAGCGATGCGCTCGACGAGGGCGTAGCGCTCGGGGTGCACCGCCGACGCGTCGAGCGGGTGCGCGCCGCCGCGCACGCGGAGGAAGCCCGCCGCCTGCTCGAACGCCTTCGCGCCCAGGCGCGGCACCTCCAGCAGGTCCTTCCGCGAGCGCAGGCCGCCGCGCTCGTCGCGCAGCTTCACGATGTTCTGCGCCAGCGTGGGGCCCACGCCGGCGACGTACGCCAGCAGCGCCACCGACGCCGTGTTCACCTCGACGCCGACGCGGTTCACGCAGCTCTCCACCACCTCGTCGAGGCGACGCTTGAGCTGCGGCTGGTTGACGTCGTGCTGGTACTGCCCCACCCCGATCGACTTCGGGTCGATCTTCACCAGCTCCGCGAGCGGGTCCTGCAGGCGGCGCGCGATGCTCACCGCGCCGCGCAGCGACACGTCGAGGTCGGGCAGCTCCTCGCGCGCGAGGTCGGAGGCCGAGTAGACCGACGCGCCGCTCTCGTTGACGACGACGACCTGCGGCCGCGCGCCGTTCAGCGCGCTCCCCGCCGCCGCCAGCGCGTCCTTCGCCGCCTGCTCCGTCTCGCGCGACGCGGTGCCGTTGCCGATCGCGATCAGCTCCGCGCCGTGGCGCGCGGCGAGCCGCACGAGCGACGCGGCGAAGCGGTCGGCCTGGTGCAGGTACCAGGTGTCCGTCTCGACCACGGCGCCGGTGCGCGACAGCACGGCGACCTTCACGCCCGTGCGGAAGCCCGGATCGAGGCCGATGACCACGCGCTCGCCCGCTGGCGACGCGAGCAGCAGCTGCTCGAGGTTCTGCCCGAAGATGCGGATCGCCTCCTCGTCGGCGCGCGT is part of the Roseisolibacter agri genome and encodes:
- a CDS encoding SusC/RagA family TonB-linked outer membrane protein codes for the protein MSLKLVRATGLCLVPMALGAFAPRLVLAQATGTVRGRVIESGSQRPVPDAQVSVVGSTQGGITNAAGEYVIANVPVGERQLRARRIGFQVANQTVTIVTGGSVRADFTLTTAPAQLDQVVVTALGQTASQRSLGTAQQTVRGADIAEAQRPNFVNALQGRVAGVEVVSSSGVPGASSSITIRGVSSISSSNQPLMIIDGLPMDNKTLNTGVLASDRPGSVSGFNNRGVDFTNRAADLNPDDIESVTVLKGPEASALYGIDAANGAIVITTKRGRPGQGGLDYSNSFTFEKTNARPEVQRTYGVSGVGSTTFQYFGFPYPDTTTFYDNVDGFFRTGTRQNHNLSFSGAAADNRVNYRVGTSMLRQAGVVPGTKYDRVNVTGASGAQVASWLKADLSMQYTNAENAQSFKGEGGPLIGLLVWPAFDDASDWLTPAGQRRRLTSLGAASEVDNPYFNVNKNRINSTNNRILANLGLIVTPFSWGNLRTNIGVDNYVNQNQLMRHPESALGITYNGTLDEANDITRNINAQTLLNFNRRELGGGFAIAGLLGNAISDARSETDALLGQDFLDPQFVSINNTNLRFNRTTLAQRRLVSAFGQATIDFNEYLYLTVTGRNDWTSTIPIGENSFFYPSFSGSFVFSDAFPSLKRFMTGKLRGGYAEVGKDARPYAYRPSLEFKATSNGGYGYGFTGPNLALKPEFARSYEFGTELSFLDDRLGIDATVYRKQTKDQIVNDIRGSYATGYILFNLNGAVTRNEGLELTVRTTPVLKGSFSWDVLGNFEKARGKVLALPNALPESYVSDTWLFGNVRNGTAPNMSTRSLTGLFYLRATDGPAKGKLLIDPTTGLPLRSTTFIDAGYDRQPDFTIGVTNTIRFKKLSLSALVDIRKGGDVFNATQHFLTARGLATSTLDRTRPRVIDGVLRDGKENSANPTVNSIVVVPAVQTSYYTLMSEELFIEKDINWLRLRDVTLQYQLPARFARQASIFVTGTDLYLLTNYSGLDPIVNGNTAAVGGSGAAGIDYGNFPIPRGFNFGLRLGL
- a CDS encoding RagB/SusD family nutrient uptake outer membrane protein, translating into MRKLHSVRRGPRPRLATLGALVLGAAVVGACNEFLQAENPGAVEESDVNQPQYMSLLANGVISEFQAAFSNITWWNSMFSDELYNRQTFFEEILIDQRRVGPENGTNGTFIYPRIQRARFSADDAVSRMKIVLGDSAGVDIRVARSLAYGVMTYNYLAEMLCEIPFDAQAPQTPDDVFRKAIAKADSAVTVANAAKARAKARTPIVAADTLAADSVRNFALVGAARAALNLNDRARAVTYAQQVPAAFNFFATFSNNSTAENHRIWSNLTAASSATTDNTPFRDMAGDVRIPRSGVTGVTGLIPRSPSSYSSFDGTATGAPFVPGGTVRIASGLEARYIVAEAQIESNPAQALTLINERRAFGRLQQPVSGLTGTALLTELRDQRRRDFYLDNHRLGDLRRYLKYYQVNEFQRGPYPTSTTGETYGDQTCWPLTLAEINGNPNIPRP
- a CDS encoding SusC/RagA family TonB-linked outer membrane protein, translating into MSLKLVRAAGLCLAPMVLGALAPRLVLGQGTGTVRGRVVDAAGQRPVADAQISVVGTTIGAITNAAGDYVIANVPAGAQQLRVRRIGFQAGAAQAVTVTAGATATANFTLTQAAAQLDQVVVTGTAGATTRRAVGNAITTVNAAELTETNSISNVSEILQSKTPGVTVLPGSGTPGTSGEIRIRGNNSLSGSRPVIFIDGVRMNAEGLGNFNATGTGANGQAQSTQITSGLDFINPEDIESIEVIKGPAASTLYGADASGGVIQIITKRGIRGQQKPQWTARAERGLNQWGVASLTNYLTCDSARIAARTTVDGAPQPTYTGCQGRAIGTVLTADPLKQDPAAIRDGTIQRLNLGLRGGADRYSYFLSADKDDEYGIFFNSFNRRKAARGNFVLAPNDRTELTVNVGYLTNDLRLPPQDESPLGVLLNTSRAQPGLRPQTLVRNGVAGRDTIAYPSQAPYRANAYNNRTQSDRLQLATTLNYNPASWLRNRLTLGTDQIYSTANVLVLPGDDFEPTGNVLQRTPRSRSYTIDYVGNVPYRLTKALQATTSIGTQIIARRNETLSASGTGLGAPDVSVIGSASTTSGLNTFSENNSVGYFVQQQLDWNDRLFLTGAVRADDNSSFGTDFNTIVYPKFSLSWVLSEEPALEGLFRTLRTNTFKLRSAWGQAGRSPEPYAATQTYQVVRTTVSQSSTVSGLITNAYGNPSLKPERGEEFEIGFESGHLNERLGLDFSYYNRRTRDMLLRVAVAPSLGFAPTTTTNPFVNLGTVKNSGFELGLNATPVQTARFVWDARVTAATNNDILETFGIPGRTSENPISQAYGVVQQHRVGYRLGAYWAPVVKRDAEGNIQLTPGGAIDTVGTTRYIGPSAPTREVGFSNTFTFFRNFRLYALLDYKGGHYLFNAKERSRCQAANDNCAAVNDPRFLGARSPRTRADSLLRREVDALRTVPSLFIEKADFVKLREVSLAVTIPQRLIARTGASAAQLIVSGRNLGLWTDYTGYDPEVNSYGGRDFVRVDAYAAPMTRRLSGQINLTF
- a CDS encoding Tex family protein, translated to MLSPSLVQQVATELSLPARSVANTLALFDEGNTLPFIARYRKEVTGNLDEVQLRDVRDRADYLRELEERRAAILKSIEEQGKLTDDLRARVNGVVSKQGLEDLYLPYKPKRRTRAMIARERGLEPLAELLWAGDADDAAVEAAAAGYVDAAKEVPAVADALQGARDILAERVAEDAVLRGAVREATRARGAVKSAVVMGKENEVSKFQDYYDFSERLRDIPSHRVLAIRRGEEEGFLVWSIDAPVEEIMALMQETVVGRRRAARLLGLVAQDAYKRLLAPSITVELRLELKTRADEEAIRIFGQNLEQLLLASPAGERVVIGLDPGFRTGVKVAVLSRTGAVVETDTWYLHQADRFAASLVRLAARHGAELIAIGNGTASRETEQAAKDALAAAGSALNGARPQVVVVNESGASVYSASDLAREELPDLDVSLRGAVSIARRLQDPLAELVKIDPKSIGVGQYQHDVNQPQLKRRLDEVVESCVNRVGVEVNTASVALLAYVAGVGPTLAQNIVKLRDERGGLRSRKDLLEVPRLGAKAFEQAAGFLRVRGGAHPLDASAVHPERYALVERIAADLGVSVPQLVGDEALAQKVEPQRYVSDEVGLPTLRDILSELRKPGRDPRESFELPAFRDDLKEPKDLQPGMVLEGVVTNIVAFGAFVDVGVHQDGLVHVSQLSDRYVADPNAAVRVGQKVRVTVMAVDLERNRIALSMKSKPEAAGAPRRTEAPAGDRRDAGRPDPRRAPRPAGRPEVKAPSFVPKSGAVAPNGIRFK